One Flagellimonas sp. CMM7 genomic region harbors:
- the ubiE gene encoding bifunctional demethylmenaquinone methyltransferase/2-methoxy-6-polyprenyl-1,4-benzoquinol methylase UbiE — protein sequence MSKKVKPYKDSDLGKKEQVRQMFDTISKDYDGLNRVISLGIDLKWRKRVVNLLKKKSPKTILDIATGTGDLAIAMTKTGAEKIIGLDISQGMLEVGKTKITDKNLQDTIQMVVGDSESLSFDDNTFDAVTVAFGVRNFENLEKGLQEILRVLKPGGSLVILETSVPTKTPFKQGYRLYTKYILTGIGKTFSKDRSAYDYLSESASVFPHGQEFNNILDKIGFIGIENMPQTFGVASIYVATK from the coding sequence ATGTCCAAAAAAGTTAAACCTTATAAAGATTCTGACCTTGGAAAAAAGGAACAGGTAAGGCAAATGTTCGATACCATTTCTAAGGATTATGATGGTTTAAACAGGGTTATTTCTTTAGGTATTGATTTAAAATGGCGCAAAAGAGTGGTTAATCTTCTCAAGAAAAAATCTCCAAAAACCATTCTGGATATTGCCACGGGCACTGGAGATTTAGCTATTGCCATGACCAAGACAGGCGCGGAAAAAATTATCGGATTAGATATTTCTCAAGGAATGTTGGAGGTTGGAAAAACCAAGATTACGGATAAAAACCTTCAAGACACCATTCAAATGGTCGTTGGTGATAGTGAAAGTCTTTCTTTTGATGATAACACCTTTGATGCGGTTACCGTAGCTTTTGGAGTACGGAATTTTGAAAACCTGGAAAAAGGGCTTCAAGAAATTCTCAGGGTATTAAAACCAGGAGGAAGTTTGGTCATACTTGAAACATCTGTCCCAACCAAAACACCATTTAAACAGGGCTACAGATTATACACAAAATATATACTCACTGGAATTGGCAAAACCTTCTCCAAGGATCGTTCTGCTTATGATTACTTAAGTGAATCAGCTTCCGTTTTTCCTCATGGTCAAGAATTCAACAATATTTTGGACAAAATTGGGTTTATAGGTATAGAGAACATGCCCCAGACATTTGGGGTGGCATCTATATATGTCGCTACAAAATAA
- a CDS encoding porin family protein, with amino-acid sequence MKNVLLLFGLLLMVCPNSSAQFRKDPILNLQTEDLKLLNWGYYLGFNVYDFQFEYENDIGQDILVDTSAGFNVGLIGEMRINEFLDLRFEPGLLYTSRILGFPGFTSENDAIREVKSTYIRFPLLVKVSAKRFGNWKPYITGGVYTSMNLGSKEDSLDDNSSGEFRMKQNVYGYELGFGIDIYTEYFKFSPSIRGVFALTDELVPDDDPNSPWTGNINAMRTRGIFINFTFE; translated from the coding sequence ATGAAAAACGTCCTTCTTCTATTTGGCCTGCTGTTAATGGTATGTCCAAATTCATCTGCACAGTTTAGAAAAGACCCTATTCTTAATCTTCAGACCGAAGATTTAAAGTTATTGAACTGGGGATACTATCTAGGATTCAATGTATATGACTTTCAATTTGAATATGAAAACGATATTGGGCAAGACATTTTAGTTGATACCAGCGCAGGTTTCAATGTTGGTCTAATCGGTGAAATGCGAATCAATGAGTTTTTGGATTTACGTTTTGAACCTGGCTTGCTATACACCTCTAGAATTTTAGGCTTTCCTGGTTTTACTTCGGAAAATGACGCTATAAGGGAAGTTAAATCAACATATATTAGATTCCCGTTGTTGGTAAAGGTTAGTGCTAAAAGGTTTGGTAACTGGAAACCCTATATTACCGGCGGAGTATATACCTCAATGAATCTAGGAAGTAAAGAAGATAGTTTAGATGACAACAGTAGTGGTGAATTCCGTATGAAACAGAATGTTTATGGTTATGAACTTGGTTTTGGAATTGATATTTATACTGAATATTTCAAGTTTTCACCATCCATTAGAGGTGTTTTTGCTTTAACGGATGAACTTGTTCCTGATGATGACCCTAATAGTCCCTGGACCGGAAACATTAATGCTATGCGCACACGTGGAATCTTTATCAATTTTACTTTTGAATAG
- a CDS encoding RNA methyltransferase translates to MVTKNQIKLVVSLQQKKYRTQHGLFVVEGVKTVGEILNAGLEPFKLFVDEPQKIENFNEIEVVSKSELKQMSSLSNPNGVLGVFYMPKVKKTDTADWTVALDAVRDPGNLGTIIRLCDWFGIKHLICSMDTVDCYNAKVLQATMGSITRVNVVYTDLLDYLKKTSLPIFGTFMNGDTVYHKKIPKAGIMIMGNEANGISEEIKNLVTEKIAIPQFGSKTTESLNVATATAILLNEIRRG, encoded by the coding sequence ATGGTTACCAAAAACCAAATTAAACTAGTTGTTAGCTTACAGCAAAAAAAGTACCGAACTCAACATGGGCTATTTGTGGTTGAGGGTGTAAAGACTGTAGGTGAAATATTAAATGCTGGACTTGAACCTTTCAAATTGTTTGTTGATGAACCACAGAAAATTGAAAATTTCAATGAAATTGAGGTTGTTTCAAAATCGGAACTAAAGCAAATGAGTAGTCTTAGCAATCCAAATGGGGTGTTGGGAGTATTTTATATGCCAAAGGTCAAAAAAACTGATACCGCCGATTGGACGGTTGCTTTGGACGCGGTTCGGGATCCAGGTAATTTGGGAACTATAATTAGATTGTGCGACTGGTTTGGGATAAAACATCTTATTTGTTCAATGGATACCGTAGATTGTTACAATGCCAAGGTGTTACAGGCCACGATGGGGTCCATAACAAGGGTCAATGTTGTTTATACTGATTTACTGGATTATTTAAAAAAGACCTCGCTTCCAATTTTTGGAACTTTTATGAATGGTGATACCGTGTATCATAAAAAAATACCTAAAGCGGGAATTATGATTATGGGTAATGAGGCCAATGGAATTTCTGAAGAAATCAAGAATTTGGTCACTGAAAAAATAGCTATTCCTCAGTTTGGCTCAAAAACGACCGAGAGCTTAAATGTTGCCACTGCAACCGCTATTCTCCTAAATGAAATAAGGAGGGGCTAG
- a CDS encoding BamA/TamA family outer membrane protein, giving the protein MKGFLGLMRNKAKIGLLLLMVTMIGCNTLKRVDDNELLLTKNSIYADEEKIKDDNIQSLIAQKPNSSLLGYRLRLNLYNLAKENPDSSFQNWLHRKEKREKRLNRLLSQKQVNRLKESFVVKGASDFFKRIGEPPVVIDTSLTQKTVDRLKAYYNSKGYFNNSGTYSIVKGKRKKRAEVDYKISLEKPFLIDTILKNISSPELDSIYNSSVNSAFVKDGEQFDLANFNQERERLTTLFRNSGVYNFQESSINYDILRDTSQVANDQLMDVQLNIQKPRSVSDSLANNPYRIHHLKKINIYADYLIGGGTDSLKSIDYENYTIFYNDRLKYKPEALTDAIFFEKDSVYRDLDRIRTYRQITNLNTFKYPNIEFIPDTTQAQLITNIYLAPRPKYSLNLDFDVTHSNIQQVGTAFSATVITRNVFGGAETLNISARGSIGLLSDASLSDETFTSELGGDVNIIFPRIWFPINTEKIIPYYMLPQSRLLVGTNFQKNIGLDKQSFNSVLSYNWSPSNSLKHNIELMNVEFVRNVNPDNFYNVYQNTFNNLDAVADNFQDDPQYSSFFRATNNTQDPLILSIPDGANGFAQAVLNNEIPATPEQQSEVNSIEERRQRLTENNLIFASNYTFTKNSKADINDNNFYQLRVKLESAGNLLSLLEDVVPYNKNDNDQLLVFGVPFSQYFKSEVDFVKHWEVADSKVIAFRSFFGLGIPYGNSKSIPFVRSYFAGGSNDNRAWNAYELGPGRTSNINDFNEANLKIALNMEYRFPIAGDVKGALFADAGNIWNVFDNENNPDAIFSGFDSLADIALGTGFGLRYDFTYFVFRLDVGFKTYNPADEWSKRWFRGYNLRNAVFNIGINYPF; this is encoded by the coding sequence ATGAAGGGTTTTTTAGGTCTAATGCGTAACAAGGCAAAAATAGGGTTATTGTTGCTTATGGTTACCATGATAGGTTGTAATACCCTTAAAAGGGTGGATGACAATGAATTGCTTCTGACCAAAAACTCCATTTATGCAGACGAAGAAAAGATAAAGGATGATAACATTCAAAGTCTTATCGCTCAAAAACCAAATAGTAGTTTACTTGGTTATCGCCTTCGGTTAAATTTGTATAATCTTGCCAAAGAAAATCCGGACTCTTCTTTTCAGAATTGGCTGCACAGAAAAGAAAAACGAGAAAAAAGATTAAACAGATTACTTTCCCAAAAACAAGTCAACAGATTAAAGGAATCCTTTGTCGTTAAAGGTGCAAGTGATTTTTTCAAAAGAATTGGGGAACCTCCGGTTGTCATAGATACCTCTTTGACCCAAAAAACTGTTGACCGACTAAAGGCATACTACAACAGCAAAGGTTATTTTAACAACTCAGGAACCTATAGTATTGTCAAAGGAAAACGAAAAAAAAGGGCAGAAGTTGATTATAAAATTTCTCTGGAGAAACCTTTTTTAATTGATACCATACTAAAAAACATTTCCTCGCCAGAGCTCGACTCAATTTATAATAGCTCCGTAAATTCCGCATTTGTAAAGGATGGGGAACAGTTTGATTTGGCCAATTTTAACCAAGAGCGCGAACGATTAACAACATTGTTTAGAAATTCTGGGGTCTATAACTTTCAGGAGAGCTCCATTAATTATGATATTCTAAGAGATACATCTCAAGTAGCGAATGATCAATTAATGGATGTACAATTGAATATTCAAAAACCTCGCAGTGTTAGTGACAGTTTAGCAAATAACCCTTACCGTATTCATCATTTAAAGAAAATAAATATATATGCGGATTATTTAATTGGAGGAGGAACGGATTCTTTAAAATCCATAGATTATGAGAACTACACCATATTCTATAATGACAGACTTAAGTACAAGCCTGAAGCTCTAACGGACGCTATTTTTTTTGAAAAAGATAGTGTTTATAGAGATTTGGACAGAATTCGCACCTACAGACAAATCACCAATTTAAACACCTTTAAATATCCTAACATTGAATTTATTCCAGATACCACACAAGCACAGTTAATTACCAATATATACTTAGCTCCCAGACCAAAATACTCCTTGAACTTAGATTTTGATGTGACCCATTCCAACATTCAACAAGTAGGTACAGCCTTCAGTGCAACCGTAATTACCAGAAATGTTTTTGGAGGGGCCGAGACATTAAATATTTCCGCAAGAGGATCTATTGGTCTGTTGAGCGATGCTTCTCTATCTGATGAAACCTTTACATCTGAACTTGGGGGCGATGTAAACATTATTTTCCCAAGAATATGGTTTCCTATAAATACGGAGAAAATAATTCCTTATTACATGCTACCCCAAAGTAGGCTTTTGGTGGGTACCAACTTCCAGAAGAACATTGGATTGGACAAACAATCTTTCAATAGTGTGCTGTCATATAATTGGTCCCCATCAAATAGTTTAAAGCATAATATTGAATTGATGAACGTGGAGTTTGTTCGCAATGTCAATCCAGACAACTTTTACAATGTATATCAAAATACTTTTAACAATTTAGATGCCGTAGCAGATAATTTTCAGGACGATCCGCAGTACTCATCTTTTTTCAGGGCAACCAACAATACTCAAGATCCATTAATATTAAGCATTCCTGACGGGGCCAACGGTTTTGCACAAGCGGTACTTAATAATGAAATCCCGGCAACCCCTGAACAGCAGAGTGAAGTAAATAGTATTGAAGAACGGAGACAGCGCTTAACTGAAAACAACTTGATTTTCGCCAGTAATTACACTTTCACTAAAAACAGTAAGGCGGATATCAACGATAATAATTTTTATCAGCTTAGAGTAAAATTGGAGAGTGCTGGAAACCTGCTTTCCTTATTGGAAGATGTTGTTCCCTATAATAAAAATGATAACGACCAACTTTTGGTATTTGGTGTTCCTTTTTCTCAATATTTTAAATCTGAGGTTGATTTTGTAAAACATTGGGAAGTAGCAGATTCCAAGGTAATAGCTTTTAGAAGCTTCTTTGGTCTTGGTATCCCTTACGGCAACTCTAAAAGTATCCCTTTTGTTCGAAGTTACTTTGCTGGTGGTTCTAATGACAATAGAGCATGGAATGCATATGAACTAGGCCCGGGAAGAACTAGTAATATCAATGATTTTAATGAAGCCAATCTAAAGATTGCTTTAAACATGGAGTATCGTTTTCCAATTGCTGGAGACGTAAAAGGGGCTCTTTTTGCAGATGCAGGTAATATTTGGAATGTATTTGACAATGAAAACAACCCAGATGCCATTTTTAGTGGTTTTGATTCTTTGGCAGATATTGCCTTGGGTACAGGTTTTGGACTTAGGTATGACTTTACCTACTTTGTTTTTAGACTGGATGTAGGCTTTAAAACCTATAATCCTGCTGATGAATGGTCCAAAAGATGGTTTAGGGGATACAACCTTAGAAATGCCGTATTCAATATAGGAATCAATTATCCTTTCTAG
- the fbaA gene encoding class II fructose-bisphosphate aldolase: MSHNIKPGVAVGDEVQAIFNHAKENGYALPAVNVIGSNTINAVLETAAALNSPVIVQFSNGGAQFNAGKGLSNENQKAAILGAVAGAKHVHQLAEAYGATVILHTDHCAKKLLPWIDGLLDASEEHYAATGKSLFSSHMIDLSEEPIEENIEICKGYLERMSKMDMTLEIELGVTGGEEDGVDNTDVDSSKLYTQPEEVAFAYEELSKVSPKFTVAAAFGNVHGVYKPGNVTLTPKILKNSQEFVSEKYGVEHNHIDFVFHGGSGSSVEEIREAIGYGVIKMNIDTDLQYAFLAGVRDYVQEKSGYLQAQIGNPDGNDQPNKKFYDPRVWLREGEKAFVDRLKKAFEDLNNVNTL, encoded by the coding sequence ATGTCCCACAATATTAAGCCAGGCGTTGCTGTAGGTGATGAAGTGCAAGCAATTTTTAATCACGCCAAAGAAAACGGTTATGCTTTACCGGCAGTAAACGTAATTGGATCTAATACCATAAATGCCGTTTTGGAAACCGCTGCGGCTCTAAACTCTCCCGTAATAGTTCAATTTTCTAATGGAGGAGCTCAATTTAATGCAGGTAAAGGTCTATCAAACGAAAACCAAAAAGCAGCAATACTTGGAGCTGTTGCAGGAGCTAAACATGTACACCAATTAGCGGAAGCTTATGGAGCAACAGTAATTCTGCATACGGATCATTGTGCCAAAAAATTATTGCCTTGGATCGATGGTTTGTTAGATGCCAGTGAAGAGCATTATGCTGCCACAGGAAAATCCTTGTTCAGTTCACATATGATTGATTTATCCGAAGAGCCTATTGAAGAGAACATTGAAATCTGCAAAGGTTATTTGGAACGCATGAGCAAAATGGATATGACCTTGGAAATCGAATTGGGAGTAACCGGGGGCGAAGAAGATGGTGTGGACAACACAGACGTAGATAGTTCTAAATTATATACACAACCTGAAGAAGTTGCCTTTGCGTACGAAGAGCTATCCAAAGTAAGTCCTAAATTCACCGTTGCAGCCGCTTTTGGTAATGTGCACGGAGTCTACAAACCCGGAAACGTAACATTGACTCCAAAAATCTTGAAAAATTCTCAGGAATTTGTTTCAGAAAAATATGGAGTGGAACATAACCATATTGACTTCGTTTTCCATGGCGGATCAGGCTCTTCTGTAGAAGAAATAAGAGAAGCTATTGGGTATGGGGTTATAAAAATGAATATTGACACAGACCTTCAGTATGCTTTTCTTGCAGGAGTTAGGGACTATGTTCAAGAAAAATCAGGATATCTTCAAGCTCAGATTGGAAACCCAGATGGCAACGATCAGCCAAACAAAAAATTCTATGACCCAAGAGTTTGGCTTCGTGAAGGAGAAAAAGCTTTTGTTGATCGTTTGAAAAAAGCATTTGAAGACTTAAACAATGTGAATACATTGTAA
- the accD gene encoding acetyl-CoA carboxylase, carboxyltransferase subunit beta, with the protein MSSWFKRKEKGIQTATEEKKDTPKGLWYKSPTGKIVESEDLAKNFYVSPEDDYHVRIGSKEYFEILFDDNKFKELDEKLSSKDPLRFVDTKKYSERLKAAQQKTGLKDAIRTAVGKSMGKEMVIACMDFSFIGGSMGSVVGEKIARAIDVAKRKKIPFLMISKSGGARMMEAALSLMQLAKTSAKLAQLAEAKVPYISLCTDPTTGGTTASYAMLGDINISEPGALIGFAGPRVVKDTVGKDLPEGFQTSEFVKEHGFLDFITHRRDLKQKVNLYIDLIQNQPVRA; encoded by the coding sequence ATGTCGTCTTGGTTTAAAAGAAAAGAGAAAGGAATTCAAACAGCTACTGAGGAGAAAAAAGACACCCCAAAGGGGCTATGGTACAAATCCCCTACCGGAAAAATTGTTGAGTCGGAAGATTTGGCAAAAAACTTCTATGTAAGTCCAGAAGATGATTATCATGTTAGAATAGGCAGTAAAGAATACTTTGAAATTCTATTTGATGATAATAAGTTCAAAGAGTTGGATGAAAAATTATCTTCTAAAGACCCTTTACGCTTTGTTGACACCAAAAAATATTCTGAAAGACTTAAAGCTGCACAGCAAAAAACGGGCCTCAAAGATGCCATAAGAACTGCTGTTGGGAAGTCCATGGGGAAAGAAATGGTTATTGCCTGTATGGATTTTAGTTTTATTGGAGGTTCTATGGGGAGCGTTGTTGGTGAAAAGATTGCTAGAGCAATTGATGTTGCCAAAAGAAAAAAGATTCCTTTCCTAATGATTTCCAAGTCTGGAGGAGCACGGATGATGGAAGCTGCTCTTTCACTAATGCAATTGGCAAAAACCTCTGCAAAATTGGCTCAGTTGGCTGAAGCAAAAGTTCCTTATATTTCTTTATGTACTGACCCTACAACTGGCGGAACCACTGCTTCCTATGCTATGTTGGGAGATATTAATATTTCTGAACCAGGAGCGCTGATAGGTTTTGCAGGACCAAGGGTGGTTAAAGACACTGTTGGAAAGGACCTTCCAGAAGGGTTCCAAACATCAGAATTTGTAAAAGAACATGGGTTTTTAGATTTTATCACGCATCGTAGAGACTTAAAACAAAAAGTCAATTTGTATATTGATTTGATTCAAAACCAACCCGTAAGAGCATAA
- the rpsO gene encoding 30S ribosomal protein S15, which translates to MYLTKEVKAEIFKKHGGSEGNTGSTEGQIALFTHRINHLTTHLKRNHKDYNTERSLVKLVGKRRSLLDYLKKKDIEKYRSLIKELNIRK; encoded by the coding sequence ATGTATTTAACAAAAGAAGTAAAGGCCGAGATTTTCAAGAAACACGGTGGTTCCGAAGGGAACACAGGTTCTACGGAAGGACAAATAGCATTGTTTACTCACCGTATTAACCACTTAACAACGCATTTAAAAAGAAACCACAAGGACTACAATACCGAACGTTCTTTGGTAAAATTGGTGGGTAAAAGACGTAGTCTTTTAGATTACCTAAAGAAAAAAGATATTGAAAAATATCGTTCCCTTATTAAGGAACTTAATATTAGAAAATAA
- a CDS encoding polyribonucleotide nucleotidyltransferase, which yields MIPKTFREVIDLGDGREISIETGKLAKQAHGSVVVQSGKCMLLCTVVSNYKQSDVDFLPLTVDYREKFAAAGRYPGGFFKREARPSDGEVLTMRLVDRVLRPLFPKDYHSETQVMIQLMSHDDDVMPDAMAGLAASAAIQLSDFPFECAISEARVGRVNGEFVINPTRAQLEESDIDMMIGASADSVMMVEGEMDEISEEEMTEAIKFAHEAIKVQCAAQLKLAEAFGKKETREYEPEREDVDLAQKIHDMAYDKVYAVAKAGSAKHERSAAFAEIKEEIKATFSEEELEDIGGLVSKYYSKAEKAAVRDLTLNEGLRLDGRKTDEIRPIWCEVDYLPSTHGSAIFTRGETQALATVTLGTSREANQIDMPSFEGEERFYLHYNFPPFSTGEARPIRGTSRREVGHGNLAQRALKGMVPEDCPYTVRVVSEVLESNGSSSMATVCSGTMALMDAGVQLKKPVSGIAMGLISDADSGKYAVLSDILGDEDHLGDMDFKVTGTSDGITACQMDIKVKGLSYEILVNALNQARDGRLHILGKLTDTIAAPAEDVKPHSPKMVTRRIPNEFIGALIGPGGKVIQEMQKETETTIVINEDPVTEEGIVEILGVGNEGIDAVLAKIDSILFKPEVGSVYEVKVIKMLDFGAVVEYMDAPGNEVLLHVSELAWERTENVSDVVNMGDVFDVKYFGLDPRTRKEKVSRKALLPKPEGYVERPPRNDRGDRRGGNDRRGGDRRGGDRDRKPRRD from the coding sequence ATGATTCCAAAAACTTTTAGAGAGGTCATTGACCTTGGTGACGGTAGAGAGATTTCTATTGAAACCGGAAAATTGGCAAAACAGGCCCACGGTTCTGTTGTTGTCCAGTCAGGCAAGTGTATGTTATTATGTACAGTTGTTTCAAATTACAAACAAAGCGATGTTGACTTTTTGCCTCTTACGGTAGATTATCGCGAAAAATTTGCGGCCGCTGGGCGTTACCCAGGTGGTTTCTTCAAACGTGAAGCCCGCCCTAGTGATGGTGAGGTTTTAACCATGCGTTTGGTAGATAGGGTTTTACGACCATTGTTCCCAAAAGATTACCACAGTGAGACACAAGTGATGATTCAGTTGATGTCTCATGATGACGATGTTATGCCCGACGCTATGGCAGGATTAGCTGCTTCGGCTGCTATTCAATTATCAGATTTCCCTTTTGAATGTGCTATTTCTGAAGCTAGAGTTGGTCGTGTAAATGGTGAATTCGTCATCAACCCAACTAGAGCACAGTTAGAAGAATCTGACATTGACATGATGATTGGTGCCTCTGCTGATTCTGTAATGATGGTTGAGGGAGAGATGGATGAGATTTCTGAGGAAGAAATGACTGAAGCTATTAAGTTTGCGCACGAGGCTATTAAAGTACAATGTGCTGCTCAGTTGAAATTAGCTGAAGCATTTGGTAAAAAAGAAACTCGTGAGTATGAGCCAGAACGTGAAGATGTTGATTTAGCTCAAAAAATTCACGATATGGCATACGACAAAGTATATGCTGTAGCAAAAGCAGGTTCTGCCAAACATGAAAGAAGTGCTGCATTTGCAGAAATTAAAGAAGAAATAAAAGCGACTTTCTCTGAAGAAGAGTTAGAAGATATTGGAGGTTTAGTCTCTAAATATTACAGTAAAGCTGAAAAAGCCGCTGTTAGAGATTTAACTTTAAACGAAGGTTTACGTTTAGATGGTCGTAAGACAGATGAAATTAGACCTATTTGGTGTGAGGTTGATTATTTGCCATCAACTCATGGTTCTGCAATCTTTACTCGTGGAGAAACTCAGGCATTAGCAACGGTTACTTTAGGAACATCTAGAGAAGCAAATCAAATAGATATGCCTTCTTTTGAAGGTGAAGAACGTTTCTATTTACACTATAACTTCCCTCCTTTCTCAACCGGTGAAGCAAGACCTATTAGAGGAACTTCTCGTCGTGAGGTGGGACATGGTAACTTAGCACAACGTGCTTTAAAAGGTATGGTTCCAGAAGACTGTCCTTATACAGTACGTGTTGTAAGTGAAGTATTGGAATCTAACGGTTCGTCTTCTATGGCAACAGTTTGTTCTGGTACTATGGCACTTATGGATGCTGGTGTTCAATTAAAAAAACCTGTTTCCGGTATTGCTATGGGATTAATTTCTGATGCCGATTCTGGAAAGTACGCAGTTTTATCAGATATTTTAGGTGATGAAGATCACTTAGGAGACATGGACTTTAAAGTTACTGGTACTTCCGATGGTATTACGGCTTGCCAAATGGATATTAAAGTAAAAGGATTGTCTTACGAAATTCTTGTAAATGCTCTAAATCAAGCTCGTGACGGTCGTTTACATATTTTAGGTAAATTAACCGATACGATAGCTGCTCCAGCGGAAGATGTGAAACCACACTCTCCAAAAATGGTTACTAGAAGAATTCCTAACGAATTTATTGGTGCATTAATTGGTCCTGGTGGAAAAGTAATACAGGAAATGCAAAAAGAAACGGAAACTACCATTGTAATTAATGAAGATCCGGTAACAGAAGAAGGTATCGTAGAAATTTTAGGTGTTGGCAATGAAGGTATTGATGCTGTTTTAGCTAAAATAGATTCTATATTGTTTAAACCTGAAGTTGGAAGCGTTTACGAGGTAAAAGTAATCAAGATGCTTGATTTTGGTGCGGTTGTAGAATATATGGACGCACCTGGCAATGAAGTATTATTACACGTAAGTGAACTAGCTTGGGAACGTACAGAAAACGTTTCTGATGTAGTAAACATGGGAGATGTCTTTGATGTAAAATACTTTGGTCTGGACCCTAGGACCAGAAAAGAGAAGGTTTCTAGAAAAGCTTTACTTCCAAAACCTGAAGGATATGTTGAAAGACCACCAAGAAACGATCGTGGTGACCGAAGAGGCGGCAATGACCGTAGAGGTGGCGACCGCAGAGGTGGCGATAGAGATAGAAAACCCCGAAGGGACTAA
- a CDS encoding RNA polymerase sigma factor RpoD/SigA, which yields MRQLKITKQVTNRETASLDKYLQEIGKVDLITADEEVELAQRIKAGDQIALEKLTKANLRFVVSVAKQYQNQGLTLPDLINEGNLGLIKAAQRFDETRGFKFISYAVWWIRQSILQALAEQSRIVRLPLNKIGSINKINKTFAFLEQAHERIPSAEEIAKELDMTVEDVKQSLKNSGRHVSMDAPLIDGEDSNLYDVLRSGESPNPDKDLLHESLRTEIERALETLTPREADVIRLYFGLAGQHSMTLEEIGETFDLTRERVRQIKEKAIRRLKHTSRSKILKTYLG from the coding sequence ATGAGACAGTTAAAAATTACAAAACAGGTTACCAACAGGGAAACCGCTTCGTTAGACAAATATTTACAGGAAATCGGTAAAGTTGATTTAATCACAGCCGATGAAGAAGTAGAATTGGCACAGCGAATTAAAGCGGGAGACCAGATAGCCTTAGAGAAATTAACTAAAGCCAACCTTAGATTCGTGGTTTCTGTTGCAAAGCAATATCAAAACCAAGGATTGACCCTTCCTGATTTAATAAATGAAGGAAACCTAGGATTGATCAAAGCAGCACAACGTTTTGATGAAACCCGTGGATTTAAATTTATATCATACGCAGTTTGGTGGATTCGTCAATCCATTCTGCAAGCCTTGGCAGAACAATCGCGTATTGTACGTTTGCCTTTGAACAAAATTGGTTCTATTAACAAAATCAATAAAACCTTTGCTTTCTTAGAACAAGCGCATGAGCGTATTCCATCTGCAGAGGAAATTGCTAAGGAATTGGACATGACCGTTGAAGATGTTAAGCAATCGCTGAAAAACTCAGGTCGTCACGTATCTATGGATGCTCCATTGATTGATGGTGAGGATTCCAACTTATACGATGTATTACGAAGTGGAGAATCTCCAAATCCTGATAAAGATTTGTTACACGAATCTTTACGTACTGAAATTGAGCGCGCATTGGAAACGTTGACACCAAGAGAAGCAGACGTTATCCGCTTATACTTTGGTTTAGCAGGTCAACATTCTATGACTTTGGAAGAAATCGGTGAAACTTTTGATTTAACAAGAGAACGTGTTCGCCAAATAAAAGAAAAAGCAATTAGAAGGTTAAAGCATACTTCTAGAAGTAAGATTTTAAAGACATATTTGGGATAA